Genomic segment of uncultured Desulfobacter sp.:
ATTAAAAAACAGCTTTTCTGGAGACGAAAAGCATTATACATAAAAACGATCCCAAAAATTATAATATGAAAATTCCGAACGCCATTGGCGCCTGTAGGCGATAAGCTTGGTTTCTTATGGAAACGCTTTACATTTTGGGTTTATAAGAAGGGGTTGAGGGTAGTAACAAAGGGAGATGGAAAGAGCCCGGAACCCAGAGGCTTCGATAGGCGCACGTGAACGCAACACTTCGGGAGGATTCCGGGAGCTGAGCTGGAATAAAACGGTTTATCGATACGGGGTTGTTTATACCCGGATTCCCAACGTTACCATACGCAGGGGATGGATTCCGGCTCAAGCATGATTGCAGTGCACGCGAAAACGCTTTACGCAATGTTCAGATATTACGGCCTAAGAGATATCGGCGAAGCGGCTTCGATAGCCGAAGGCATTTTTTCATCTGTGTGAATATTTGATAATTTTTTCAAATTTTTCAAAAAGATAAATATTCCTGAACTATGAACTCCTGAAAAGGCCGCGCAGTAAGCCTGGTCCCTCTCCAGCTTTTTGTTATAGCCATAATGTTTCCCCCTCTACATAACTTCCAACGGCTTGAAATGGTGTTGCATAATCATTTTTTCCAGCAGAAAGATAAGAAAAAAGGCATTGGTTTATTGACATTTCCATAGCATTGATGTTTTCGGCTGAATATAATCCAACCGTCATTCTCTTTATCTCGTTAATGCTGCCTATTATTTTCCGATTTCCATTTTTGCCGAGGGAAAACTCGGTATTATTTTTATACCAAGGACAAGAAACATTGATGTCTTTTGTTATAGCCTGGAGGTTTTTGAATTGTGATTTTCGGCGAACCAATGTAAATAATGTATATTCATGCACGATAAATAGCATTGGAACGCGTCCAAGCATAACGATATCAATTCTCCAGAAGTCTCCTGAACGTTCCTCAAGTTCTGTCCAATTGATATGAAACCGTTTTGCTACTTTAGTGCTCAGATTAATCACTATTTTGTCTCGTATATTTAAAGGGCTTCATGTTTAAAGCTCTAACGCTTAAATCAGGGGCGCGACTTTTTTGCGTCCCCTGCATTTTTTTGTTCGGCTGGTCCAGCTGGTTAAAGTAGATCTATGTATCTGGATGATTTATCATTTTATATTATTCTTTTGCACAAGAGCATTACCATTCACAAACTCATCTACTAAATGAACGTGGTTTAAATTAACCCATGTGCTGGGTGGTACATGTTCAAAAACGATTATTTGAAAGGGCTCTTGAATATCATTTACCATTCGGCCTACGAAATAATCCAATAATTCAAAAGCTTTTCTTACTTTTGACTCGTCTCCACGATCAAGCTTTTCTTTTTTTATTTTCCCTTCTCCCCAATATGGGCGGCTTGGCTGATCAATAATAAGATAAGAAGGAACATAGAAAGCTTTTTTTATTTGAATTGTTTCATGAAGTCCAAGAAAAAGAAATAAATGTAAAAACATATGATTAGAACTGCTTCCTACATTTTCAATAAAATCAGTGAATGGCTTTCGAAGCAATAGAATCTTTTTGCTATAATCAAATACCGGGAGATAATTTTGGTAATTTTCTAAAACATTGCCAGCGAAAACGATATATTGTTGTATAACTTCTTCAAGGAGTTTAATGAACATTCCCCTTTTTTCTGATATATCAACAAAGGTAAACGTACTTAGCTGGTCTTGGAGACTTTCTAATGATGATTGTATTTCAGAAATATTAGACTGAGGTTGCTTAGTATATAAAGCTAGTTTTGTCTTTATTTCCCCCATAAAAAAGTGCTTTTCTTTATCATTATTAAAGCTTGTAGCCTCTTGAGGTAATGTCGCCAGTTCCTTTTTAAGGGTTAAAAGGTTTTGTTCATGTTCATGAATTAAATCATCTACATTCGTATCAATAGGCGTTCTTTTTAACGAGTCGCCTTTTAACGATTCATAATCAGTTTCTAATGCTTTTATGATCTCATCATATATAGATGTTTTTACCAATTCAGCTTTTTTTGTATGTATAAACTTAATTGGTTTTAAACTATCTTCAACATCTTTGAGGGTTTTCTTATAGTCGTCATATTCATTTTGAAGTCGTTTCAGGTTACGAATAATTCTGTTTGAACTGTATTCTTGATTTTTCAACCTATTATATAGGTCTGACGGTGTGTCAGCAAGCGTTGAGGAAAACTCAAGCACTACTCTCTTGAGTTCAGCTGTCGCATCTTCAATACTAAGATCTGCTGCAATTAAACCGAACTCTTTTGATCGTTTAATAATATCTTCTAAGTCTTTCAAAAAATCATCTTTGTTAGATGAAATCTTGTTTTGCATCCGTTCCAATTTTTTTATTTCGGATTCTAATCTATTTTTTTTCTCTTTACCTAAAACATTTTCGATATTGTCAATACCGACAGCTAAATCAAAAATTCGCGGCAATGCCTCTCTATAACGAGGTTCATTTTGTTTATCAAAATACACACTACTGTTGGTTATAATGTCCTCTGATATAGTTGTAAAAAGCAGAAAGTACCTTAAAGAAATTTTTGAGCCTGGCTTTAATAGTTGCCCACCAAAAGGGATACGAACATTACGGTCAATTCCAAATTCAGTTTCAAGCAGTGACTTTATTGTTTTTTCATCTGAATTTATTTCAGGAATTTTCGGAACACTCCCTGAGGATGAAAAATAATAATCATATGTTACTTTCCCTTCGAAAAGCGAACTTCTGCAAATCGTGTATTTTTTATTGTTTATATTAATTTTAATTCCATACCAGCTGACATTCTCATTAATAATGCTTTCTGATATTTTAGAATGGCTGGCAAACAGACAATAATCGATTATTTGCAATATGGCCGATTTACCGGTGTTACTTCCACCGGTAATAACATTTACCTTATTGGGTTGAAATTTAAGTTCTCGCTTATCACCTTTATGAAACCATAAGATTATTTTTTCAAAATAAAAATTCACAACTGAATCCTCAAATTTGTATATAAATTTACAGGGTCTGAATTAATAAGATCTGCTATCTGAGATGACGCGTCAAAAATTTTTTTTGCCCTTTTACCCATTGATTTTTCGAAATCAAATGTTTCAACTATAAAAAGTTCTCCATTAACCAGCTCAAGCATGCCAATTTCAACAAGTAGTTGAATTGCATTGATTGAGACTACGATTCCGTCATAATACCTCGAATTAAAATTAGAAAAACATTTTGATTTTTTTACTATGAGCTGTTCAATGCTCTGAATATTAGTGGTTTTGCGAGCTAAATAATTTAAAAGTTCAGCGTGTGTTACAAATGGCATTATCAACAATACCTTTAACAACGAGAGTTTTTCTAAGTGTTGCATAACAAAAAGTATTGCTAAAGAACATATTCCCAAATTATTGTAAAGTCGTCCGTTCATTTATATTTACTATCCCATTCTTTTTGCCAACCAATTTCCGGTAAATCAGACAAGAGGTAATATTCGCCATTGCTAAATTCTGTCCCAACTGTTTGAGAATCTATTTCAAGTCGTTGTAGTCGCATTTCATCTATAATTTCGAGAGCCAATAAATTTAAGTCCGTTTTGCTTTGTCTCCTGTAAGAGGCGCGAAACTTGTTTTGCCATCTTAGTTTTGCTTCATTATTGAAGGAATCAACCTCTTCAGACGTAAGATCACCATCCCGTAACCAACGTGTTAAGTTAGATTGAACCATGAGCTTGAAGCGTGTGTATTGGGCGATTACTTCAACATCACTCAGGCCAATGTCTCCAATATCAATAAGTTGTTTTATAAAAATTTGTTGCTCGAGACTTTTTGGTAATGATTTATGGTACTTGTTTATTATGAGATCTTCGCTTCTAGCAATATCAAAAAAACGCCTATATTTTTTAGTGAAATCGTCAAAACTGATGACTATTTTTTTACCTGCTCGAATCGTTATAAAATTATCCTGCCGAATCTGTGAATCCAGATCTCTAAAAAGTTGATCCACTCTTTTGTCGGCAATATGGTGTTCAATTAATGCTTCTTTGCAGATATCAATTATCTTATCGATTTCAAGTTCCAATCGAATTTTTTCCAAAAACGAAGTTAAAACATCAATTTCAAGTCCAGTAATATCATCAATATATTTTTGGATATTCTGATCCGTTGTTTTGGACTTAAGTGATTCAAGATTTGTTTTTGCACTTTGTGTGTCCTGTATAATATCAAAAAATTTGCATTGTTTTGTATATGATTTATTAGTTACCAACATAAATTCGGTTTTTTTAATAAATTCAAGTTGGCTTATTTTGTTTTCTCTTCCTGAGTTTTTGTCAGAAATTATTTTGCTCCAATTAGAAAGAGTTTTCCAAAGATCAGAGTCAAATGTTGTTAAATTTTTTGGCTTACCTTTAGCACATAGCTGAGTGGTATGTTTTAATTGTATGAGTAGTTGGTGGTTATTTTCTAAATCTGAATGGACATCATCTTTAACCTCAAGACCAACAGTTTCATTTTTACCCAACTTCAATAGCTTATATAAAAAATAGTAATATTGATAATCGAAACCAATAGCTTTATCAGCTGCTGAAGTTTTATCAGCGAATGGTTTATCGCTTGCCATACCTCTATCCTTTATATCTAAAGGTGCATATTATTATGTATCATCACATTACCTAAAATTTAAAACGCCATAAAAGAGCCGAACAATATTATGTGTGGTTCTGTCTATCCGCTTATTATCCAGTTTTTAACTGGATATCCTGAAAATTTGAATGTTATCCAACCAACTCGGACAGGCGGTCAAAAACGATAGTCAAGGTTATCGGAGATTAAACATCCCTTCTTCAAAATTGCAACAATCAATTGAATGCTTTGTTAAATTTCTTTTTCTGAAAGCTGAAAATGAGAACTTCCAAGGTCAACACTAATGGTATTATTGAACTGATTTTCATAAAATTATTCAGGACCATATATTGTGTCTGCTCTAAAAAACAATTTTAATTAAAAATTAACCGTACTGAAACCCAGAAAAAAATAGGCCCATAAAGAAAAGTGAAATGCAAAATACAGATTTAAAATGGTTGCGGTTTTGGTTGCAGATTTTATCCCAAAATAGACAAAAAAAGAAAGAATATAGTGGGGAGACGTCTTGAAACAAAGGCTTTTTAGGGCTTTGATCGCAATAGCAACGGCTTTGGGAACAGGATGTCGAGAGTTCAAATTTGATATTTTTTGGCAGCATAACAAATAGATTATTATAAAAATAAAATTCTATAAAATCAAGGACGTATGAGGATAGAATATCGTTGATCAGTCCGAAGCTTGGGAAAGAAAAACCCCTGGGGGCCTATCCCTCAGGGGCCTTTCTATTTTCCTAACAAAAAAAACTTTTAGCTGATCGTTAATATCGACCTTGAATAACCATATATGCTTTGGAAGAAGCGTGTCAAGAAAGATTTAATAATGTTAATAGTCAGTTATGAAAAATAGTTTTCTCGCCCGAGACAAGAACGAGACCCTGGCTCGGTGAAATAAAAAGAATCAATGTATTCTACTGGTTAACTAATTGTCCTCATTATCAAAGGAAATGGCTATTTTATCGAATTGGTCCTTGACCCTTTCAAAGGAAGACACAATTTCAGGGTCGAAATGCGTTCCTCTTTTATCAATAATAATACTACACGCCTTTTTGTGTGAATACGAATCCTTGTATTGACGTTTGTCCCGAAGAGCATCGTAAACATCAGCTATGGCCATGATTCTTCCTGACAGTGGGATATTTTCTCCTTTCAGGCCATTGGGATATCCAGAACCATCCCATTTTTCATGATGCGATAAGGTCATTTGTTCAGCAATCGTTAAAAATGATTTAAAATTAAGCCGTGCAATAGCTTTTCTGATTATTTGCGCACCAAAAAGGCAATGCTGTTTCATGATATCAAATTCTTCTTTGGTAAATGTACCTTCTTTCTGAAGAATTTTATCTGGAATGCCCACCTTGCCGATGTCATGGAGAGGGGCTGATTTGACAATCTCAGTTTTATATTCCGTAGTGATATATTCACAATATTTGCTGTTCTCCATAAGATCTTCAACGAGCAATTGAACATATTTTGCGGTACGCAAAATGTGGTTTCCTGTAATTGTATCGCGTAGCTCCGCCTGATACGCAAGTGCATATATTGTTACATCCTCTGTTTCAACCAGTTGTCGGTTCAAAGACATGAGCCGTTCCCTCTCATGTTCAAGGGCGATGCTGATGCGAAGCGTCTCTTCTAAATTGCTTTTCATAACAGAGAGACCGCCATGATGCAGTTTGTTTTCAAGAAATACAAATACGGCCCCAAGAAAAAAAATAGCGCTGGTAATCAATTCAGATGTATGGAATTGATTTAGAATAAAAAATACCAGTACAAGAATATAGCCGAATAAAAAGATATAAAGCAGGACGTCGTGGAATCTCATTGAAGATACATTAAATGTATCCCCAATATAAAACTCGCGTAACAATTTTTTATTGCTTTTTGATTGTCGTATGCCAAGGACCATAAAAATTATGCCACCGACAATTAGCGAACAGAAAAAAAATTTATTCATTTATTTCCCTTGGTCAATCAGAACTATTTTATAAATCCCACAAATGAGAAACTTTGTTTTATCCTTTAATAATAGGCCTTATCTTATTATAAGCAACTCAATAATGAATAATAATGGTAAAATATGTTCTAATTTTACGTTTTTTTCACTGAATGGTAGGGTCTTTGAAAGTCAGGAATATATAGGGATTTTGGTATTATTTACAAATTTATTTTCCCGCATTTTTCCCGCACCCTTCCCGCATATGCAGGAAAAATAAGCTGTTTCTCGCTATTTTGCGGGATATAATTTTTGATTGAAAATCAGAGGAAGCCCTGGTATATAGTGTTTACGCTTAAAAGCCGGCGTAACTCAGTTGGTAGAGTATCTCACTCGTAATGAGAAAGCCAGCGGTTCGAATCCGCTCGCCGGCTCCAGTAAAATCAAGGTTATCAAGCGTTTTTGGCATTCTGCTGAAAACGCTTTTTTCTTTATTTCTCTATTTTTTGATAAAAAAGGAGCGTAAAATCCGCTCCATTTCCGCTCCATTAATTTCGAATAAAATTGTTTCTTGGCTTTTGAGATCAGACACAATTTATAGTGTCTGATAATTATCAGAAATAAGTTCAATAATACCATCATTACTCGGTCTTGTTTTCCTCAATAGGTTCATTCAAGCTTTTTATTTACATCCGGTTGCTTGGCTGCTATTAAGTGTCCTGGTTTCATTTTTTATAGTAGGATAACATTGCAAACTCGGGCTTTAACGGAATAAAATCAAATGATTACTTGTTAGGCTTTATTTCAATGATACTTTTTCAAAAACTATGGAAAAATCATCCCACTATTAGTGGTGAAGACGATCTTCTCGATCATTCAGCATACCCAAATCAATGTGCGGTTAAAATGCATGCATGTCTCGAACGATCAGGCATTAGTTTAAAATCATTTCGTGGTGTTCGTTCATGGCAAAAAGAAAAACCAAGGTATGCTATCCGCGCTCAAGAACTTGCAAATTGGTTAGCCAGACCAGGAATACTTCCTGGCATACGAGTCAACAAGTTTGGAGGGAAAGAAGTATTTGAAAAGATTAATAACAAAAAAGGGATTATCTTCTTCCAAAATTACTGGGGACCGGGACATCAGGGCGATCATATTGATCTTTGGAATGGTAGTCGGTTAACAGATTGGAAATCATGGGCAAGAATCCATCTATATATTTCATGGGAAGGAATATGGTCTGACTATAGAAATTCGGACGCGGTCTGGTTCTGGGAGGTTCTATGAGACGACTGCTATTGGTACTTTCAGGCTCATTTCTTCTTGGTTTGATTACCTATTTTCTCCTCGGTTTTGTGGCTGATTGGTATGGGCAAAAGCACATTCAAAGTGATGAGGATATTAGCAATATCTATCTTATTTTTTTGAGCGTATTATTCATGTCGATTATAATCGGTGCTATAGCAGGGAATTTTATACACAAAAGCCTAACGAAACGCTCCAGTGGACGCCCCTGACGTCGCGCTACTGAGCGATACATTAGTCCGATATTAGACATTCATAAAAATTACGTTGGAAAAGTTTAAAAACAACATTCTTTTAATATTCTGGTCAGAGAATGCCCAATTTGTCTATACTTTTTCAGGAGTTCAAACATTCTCCCTGGCGTTGATTTGAACTGATAGTCCTACCTGGGCGTTACACTATTTGAATCTCGTCAAATCTTATTTGTTAAGCATCAATGCTAAATATATTACAAAGATTATAGCCATATTAGTATGAAGAATATAAACCACAATACTGACAAGAACGGTGCCAGATATTTTGAAAACTTCATACTGTTTATGTGAAGGTGATCGTCATCAGGATCTATCAACCACCGCGTGATAA
This window contains:
- a CDS encoding DUF3732 domain-containing protein; this translates as MNFYFEKIILWFHKGDKRELKFQPNKVNVITGGSNTGKSAILQIIDYCLFASHSKISESIINENVSWYGIKININNKKYTICRSSLFEGKVTYDYYFSSSGSVPKIPEINSDEKTIKSLLETEFGIDRNVRIPFGGQLLKPGSKISLRYFLLFTTISEDIITNSSVYFDKQNEPRYREALPRIFDLAVGIDNIENVLGKEKKNRLESEIKKLERMQNKISSNKDDFLKDLEDIIKRSKEFGLIAADLSIEDATAELKRVVLEFSSTLADTPSDLYNRLKNQEYSSNRIIRNLKRLQNEYDDYKKTLKDVEDSLKPIKFIHTKKAELVKTSIYDEIIKALETDYESLKGDSLKRTPIDTNVDDLIHEHEQNLLTLKKELATLPQEATSFNNDKEKHFFMGEIKTKLALYTKQPQSNISEIQSSLESLQDQLSTFTFVDISEKRGMFIKLLEEVIQQYIVFAGNVLENYQNYLPVFDYSKKILLLRKPFTDFIENVGSSSNHMFLHLFLFLGLHETIQIKKAFYVPSYLIIDQPSRPYWGEGKIKKEKLDRGDESKVRKAFELLDYFVGRMVNDIQEPFQIIVFEHVPPSTWVNLNHVHLVDEFVNGNALVQKNNIK
- a CDS encoding three component ABC system middle component — encoded protein: MNGRLYNNLGICSLAILFVMQHLEKLSLLKVLLIMPFVTHAELLNYLARKTTNIQSIEQLIVKKSKCFSNFNSRYYDGIVVSINAIQLLVEIGMLELVNGELFIVETFDFEKSMGKRAKKIFDASSQIADLINSDPVNLYTNLRIQL
- a CDS encoding ABC-three component system protein, which gives rise to MASDKPFADKTSAADKAIGFDYQYYYFLYKLLKLGKNETVGLEVKDDVHSDLENNHQLLIQLKHTTQLCAKGKPKNLTTFDSDLWKTLSNWSKIISDKNSGRENKISQLEFIKKTEFMLVTNKSYTKQCKFFDIIQDTQSAKTNLESLKSKTTDQNIQKYIDDITGLEIDVLTSFLEKIRLELEIDKIIDICKEALIEHHIADKRVDQLFRDLDSQIRQDNFITIRAGKKIVISFDDFTKKYRRFFDIARSEDLIINKYHKSLPKSLEQQIFIKQLIDIGDIGLSDVEVIAQYTRFKLMVQSNLTRWLRDGDLTSEEVDSFNNEAKLRWQNKFRASYRRQSKTDLNLLALEIIDEMRLQRLEIDSQTVGTEFSNGEYYLLSDLPEIGWQKEWDSKYK
- a CDS encoding HD domain-containing phosphohydrolase, encoding MNKFFFCSLIVGGIIFMVLGIRQSKSNKKLLREFYIGDTFNVSSMRFHDVLLYIFLFGYILVLVFFILNQFHTSELITSAIFFLGAVFVFLENKLHHGGLSVMKSNLEETLRISIALEHERERLMSLNRQLVETEDVTIYALAYQAELRDTITGNHILRTAKYVQLLVEDLMENSKYCEYITTEYKTEIVKSAPLHDIGKVGIPDKILQKEGTFTKEEFDIMKQHCLFGAQIIRKAIARLNFKSFLTIAEQMTLSHHEKWDGSGYPNGLKGENIPLSGRIMAIADVYDALRDKRQYKDSYSHKKACSIIIDKRGTHFDPEIVSSFERVKDQFDKIAISFDNEDN
- a CDS encoding type VI secretion system amidase effector protein Tae4 — its product is MILFQKLWKNHPTISGEDDLLDHSAYPNQCAVKMHACLERSGISLKSFRGVRSWQKEKPRYAIRAQELANWLARPGILPGIRVNKFGGKEVFEKINNKKGIIFFQNYWGPGHQGDHIDLWNGSRLTDWKSWARIHLYISWEGIWSDYRNSDAVWFWEVL